A region from the Paraburkholderia youngii genome encodes:
- a CDS encoding MFS transporter — MSRQVLWLLSTCCFASMASMRVCDSLVPAVQTTFAVAMGHAAQSISAFALAYGVMQLVFGPLGDRFGKTRVIAIATLACTVGNLGAALSGTMGQLVAARVLSGAAAAGIVPLTMAWIGDTVAYERRQEILARLLGATVFGMVAGQWFGALLADAFNWRAPFAALAAVCLVAGLLVLREGSDSGGQHAAHQPPSRSAHRALEVLSIPWARTVLLVTFIEGAFAFSALSFIPIYLHTAFDIAMSKAGGIVAMYGIGGLSYSRGARLLVRRLGEVNLARLGGVCLAIAYGTLALLTNWWLALPACFLAGFGFYALHNTLQTHATQMAPNMRGTAVSLFSCFLFFGQSLGVFCAAWLIDRFTAPPVFAGSAAGLLAIAAAFSWLISRKSARLGLT; from the coding sequence GTGTCCAGGCAAGTTTTGTGGCTGTTAAGCACATGTTGCTTTGCCAGCATGGCTTCCATGAGAGTCTGCGATTCTCTGGTGCCTGCCGTGCAGACAACATTCGCAGTGGCTATGGGGCACGCCGCCCAATCAATCTCCGCGTTCGCCTTGGCCTACGGCGTGATGCAGCTGGTGTTCGGACCTTTGGGCGACAGATTCGGAAAGACGCGCGTCATCGCGATTGCGACGCTTGCATGCACGGTGGGCAACCTTGGAGCAGCGCTTTCCGGGACCATGGGCCAGCTGGTTGCGGCCCGAGTACTGTCGGGGGCAGCCGCCGCGGGTATCGTCCCTCTGACGATGGCGTGGATCGGCGACACGGTCGCCTACGAGCGTCGTCAGGAAATTCTCGCCAGACTCCTAGGCGCGACAGTGTTCGGCATGGTCGCAGGGCAGTGGTTTGGCGCACTGCTTGCGGACGCGTTCAACTGGCGCGCCCCCTTTGCCGCGCTCGCGGCCGTTTGCCTGGTAGCGGGTTTGCTGGTTTTGCGCGAAGGGTCTGACTCAGGGGGGCAACACGCCGCCCATCAGCCCCCGTCCCGTTCCGCTCATCGGGCGCTCGAGGTACTCTCGATTCCTTGGGCCAGGACCGTGCTGCTGGTGACTTTCATCGAAGGTGCGTTCGCATTCAGCGCTCTGTCCTTCATTCCCATCTATTTGCACACCGCTTTTGATATCGCCATGTCCAAGGCCGGCGGGATTGTTGCAATGTATGGTATTGGCGGCCTGAGCTACAGCAGGGGCGCGCGCCTGCTGGTAAGACGCCTCGGCGAGGTCAACCTTGCGCGGCTGGGAGGTGTCTGCCTCGCCATCGCCTATGGCACTCTCGCATTGCTCACCAACTGGTGGCTCGCGTTGCCTGCATGTTTTCTGGCGGGGTTCGGCTTTTACGCGTTGCACAACACGCTACAGACGCACGCGACTCAGATGGCGCCCAACATGCGCGGCACTGCGGTTTCGCTGTTTTCGTGCTTCCTGTTTTTCGGCCAGTCGCTCGGCGTATTCTGCGCGGCCTGGCTGATCGACCGGTTCACTGCGCCGCCGGTTTTTGCGGGCAGCGCCGCTGGCCTGCTCGCGATCGCGGCCGCCTTCTCATGGCTGATATCTCGCAAAAGCGCACGGTTAGGTCTGACCTGA
- a CDS encoding MFS transporter translates to MTTRSSAYAVPASANEIHTETTEDSLFRKVTLRIIPFLFFCYVIAILDRNNIGFAQLQMKHDLSLTDAAYSLGAVFFFIGYVLFEVPSNMLLHKFGARKTFARIMVLWGMASVLMVAVSTTTQFYVLRFLLGVFEAGFFPGIVFYLTFWFPARRRAGALSIFYAGVAVAGVLGGLVSGSIMRGMDGMHGIHGWQWMLAIEGAPAVLLGVIAYFYLQDNPSAASWLSPREKAQISEALARDAKPTEHGHSLLAALGNRYVYLFAFVYFCLTSGILLLLFWMPSMIKGFGVTDIVQISLYSAIPNAIGALGVILIARNSDRRNERKWHFVICAAGAAAALALLTSHGIGFAGSMAFLTAATVLIYAAHPIFWSVPATFFRGPNAAASIALVSSIGVSSGTITPYLIGLIKTYTGSMSYAFYFIAVLLVLACVAMAHALRHERAERARTA, encoded by the coding sequence ATGACAACGCGAAGTTCCGCTTACGCGGTTCCGGCATCCGCGAACGAGATTCACACGGAGACGACGGAAGATAGTCTTTTCCGCAAAGTCACGCTGCGAATCATTCCGTTTCTGTTCTTCTGCTACGTAATCGCGATCCTGGACCGCAATAACATCGGCTTCGCGCAACTGCAGATGAAGCACGACCTTTCGTTGACGGACGCCGCATACAGCCTTGGCGCGGTGTTCTTCTTCATCGGTTACGTGCTGTTCGAGGTGCCCAGCAACATGCTGTTGCACAAGTTCGGCGCGAGAAAGACGTTCGCTCGAATCATGGTGCTTTGGGGGATGGCGTCAGTGCTGATGGTCGCGGTATCGACGACCACGCAGTTCTATGTGCTGCGTTTCCTGCTCGGCGTGTTCGAAGCAGGTTTCTTTCCTGGTATCGTCTTTTACCTGACTTTCTGGTTCCCGGCGCGGCGTCGCGCGGGCGCGCTGTCGATCTTTTACGCTGGCGTCGCGGTGGCGGGCGTGCTGGGCGGGCTGGTTTCTGGTTCGATCATGCGCGGCATGGATGGCATGCACGGTATCCATGGCTGGCAGTGGATGCTGGCCATCGAAGGTGCACCGGCGGTGTTGCTGGGTGTCATCGCTTACTTCTATCTGCAAGACAATCCGTCTGCGGCATCGTGGCTGAGTCCGCGCGAGAAAGCACAGATCAGCGAAGCGCTCGCCCGGGACGCGAAGCCGACCGAACACGGACACTCGCTGCTGGCGGCGCTCGGCAATCGTTATGTCTATCTGTTTGCGTTCGTCTATTTCTGCCTGACCTCCGGCATTCTCCTATTGCTGTTCTGGATGCCGTCGATGATCAAGGGGTTCGGCGTCACCGACATCGTGCAAATCAGCCTTTATTCGGCCATCCCTAACGCGATTGGTGCGCTCGGGGTGATTTTGATCGCGCGCAACTCGGATCGTCGCAACGAGCGCAAGTGGCATTTCGTGATTTGCGCGGCGGGCGCGGCAGCAGCGCTCGCATTGCTGACTTCGCATGGCATCGGCTTCGCCGGTTCGATGGCCTTTTTGACTGCCGCAACCGTCCTCATTTACGCGGCTCATCCGATCTTCTGGTCCGTGCCTGCCACGTTCTTCCGTGGGCCCAACGCAGCAGCGAGCATCGCGCTCGTCAGCAGTATCGGGGTGTCGAGCGGCACCATCACACCGTACCTGATTGGCCTCATCAAGACTTACACCGGCAGCATGAGTTATGCGTTCTACTTCATCGCGGTCCTGCTCGTGCTCGCGTGCGTTGCGATGGCGCATGCCCTGCGGCACGAGCGCGCCGAAAGGGCGAGGACTGCATAA
- a CDS encoding EthD domain-containing protein: MGHEYMIRLNYTYAEQFASVQSLGLGNDEVIEHLFLGDEMIKRMTLLSRKQGSSVSDFRAYWSGCHAQLALCMNGISSYTQNRVDKTLWQFSDDSGHYDIDGVVELCFESDAVMDEAQRSSVGSEHIPNDEPNFLRGWTLCVVEHEDEPTAHAGVKVIVAATMRDSVSRADFRQAVVGANLAQREAAALSFDWTQKTAKRERLWAEPVTPTVLASLWFGNVAQAHDAFRPDGAFAQKIGQISTRAAALLIDPLVIR; this comes from the coding sequence TTGGGCCATGAATACATGATACGCTTAAATTATACATACGCAGAGCAATTTGCGTCCGTACAATCCCTAGGATTGGGCAACGACGAAGTCATCGAACATCTTTTTTTAGGAGACGAAATGATCAAGCGAATGACGCTGCTGTCCCGCAAGCAAGGCTCTTCCGTTAGCGACTTCCGCGCCTATTGGTCGGGCTGTCACGCGCAACTCGCGCTATGCATGAACGGCATCAGCAGCTACACGCAGAATCGGGTCGATAAAACGCTTTGGCAGTTTTCAGACGATTCGGGTCACTACGACATCGACGGCGTCGTGGAGCTTTGCTTCGAAAGCGACGCGGTGATGGACGAAGCGCAGCGCTCCAGCGTTGGCAGCGAGCACATCCCGAATGATGAACCGAACTTTTTACGCGGATGGACGCTTTGCGTGGTGGAGCACGAAGATGAGCCGACCGCCCATGCAGGCGTGAAGGTGATCGTCGCTGCGACGATGCGCGACAGCGTATCGCGAGCCGACTTCAGGCAAGCGGTCGTTGGCGCAAACCTGGCTCAGCGCGAGGCCGCCGCACTTTCGTTCGACTGGACCCAGAAAACCGCAAAACGCGAGCGACTATGGGCCGAGCCCGTTACGCCAACTGTCCTCGCGAGCCTGTGGTTCGGGAACGTCGCGCAAGCGCATGACGCATTTAGGCCTGACGGTGCCTTCGCGCAAAAGATCGGTCAGATTTCGACGCGGGCAGCCGCTCTCCTGATCGATCCGCTGGTCATAAGATAG
- a CDS encoding FAD-dependent oxidoreductase, whose product MKAESDYSCDVLVIGSGCSGMSAAITAAHEGLKVLVIEKEPKFGGSTARSGGWLWIPNTSLAKVQGIYETEGAARTYLQHEAGDSFDGPRVDAFIEHGPQAVDFFTAKTAVRFDMPLVFPDYHAEAPGGTQGGRSMVTRPFDGRELGPAIKDLAPALPELTVFGMMLGSGKEIVHFMRVTKSVKSAWYVTKRLSRHFADVLKHGRGMTLTNGNALAGRLAKSLFDLNVPLWLNTKALSLTTTNGRVTGAVLDREGTKINVTAKRAVVLASGGFPYDIERRKQLFPHAPTGNEHFSPSPTGNTGDGLRMAETVGGRVTTTLPNAAAWVPVSTLTRKDGTTGIMPHFIDRAKPGVISVLRDGKRFTNEGNSYHDFVQALVKATPPGEEITAHLICDHKTLRTYGLGSVAPFPMPIGRYLRVGYLTKGASLEELAGKIGVNALNLRETVRTYNTEARLGRDPVFGKGSKAYNRYQGDALHAPNPCIAPIERGPFYALKIRIGDIGTFAGLKTDQSCRVLDSSNSPITGLFAVGNDACSIMGGNYPGAGITLGPALTFGFIAGKAIASGVNVSEYGTPAGNAITNSKLTMVSQQAS is encoded by the coding sequence ATGAAGGCAGAGAGCGATTACAGCTGTGATGTTCTTGTTATCGGTTCGGGATGCTCAGGAATGTCGGCGGCGATTACCGCCGCGCACGAAGGCCTGAAGGTACTAGTCATCGAAAAGGAACCGAAGTTTGGTGGATCGACCGCCCGCTCCGGCGGCTGGCTGTGGATTCCCAATACGTCGCTGGCGAAGGTCCAGGGCATCTACGAGACGGAGGGCGCGGCGCGCACCTATCTTCAGCACGAGGCCGGGGATAGCTTCGACGGCCCCCGAGTCGATGCCTTTATCGAGCACGGTCCTCAGGCGGTTGATTTCTTTACCGCGAAAACGGCCGTTCGCTTCGACATGCCGCTCGTATTTCCGGACTACCATGCAGAAGCGCCGGGCGGGACGCAAGGCGGACGTTCGATGGTGACTCGCCCATTCGACGGCAGGGAACTTGGCCCGGCCATCAAGGACCTCGCGCCCGCGCTGCCCGAGCTGACGGTGTTCGGCATGATGCTCGGCTCCGGGAAAGAGATCGTTCACTTCATGCGCGTGACGAAGTCCGTCAAGTCGGCCTGGTACGTGACCAAGCGTTTGTCCCGTCACTTTGCCGACGTGCTCAAGCATGGCCGGGGCATGACGCTCACGAACGGCAACGCGCTGGCGGGCCGACTCGCCAAGTCGTTGTTCGACCTGAACGTCCCGTTGTGGCTGAACACGAAAGCGCTGAGCCTGACCACGACGAATGGACGCGTCACGGGCGCGGTGCTCGATCGGGAGGGCACAAAGATCAACGTCACGGCGAAGCGAGCGGTAGTGCTCGCGAGCGGAGGCTTCCCGTACGATATCGAGCGACGCAAGCAACTGTTCCCGCACGCCCCGACCGGCAACGAACATTTCTCGCCGTCCCCGACCGGCAATACGGGCGACGGCCTGCGTATGGCGGAAACCGTCGGCGGCCGCGTGACAACGACGTTGCCTAACGCCGCAGCGTGGGTTCCTGTATCGACGTTGACACGCAAGGACGGCACGACCGGCATCATGCCGCACTTCATCGACCGCGCGAAACCGGGGGTCATCTCGGTCTTGCGCGACGGTAAGCGCTTCACGAACGAAGGCAATTCGTATCACGACTTCGTTCAGGCGCTGGTTAAGGCTACCCCGCCGGGCGAAGAAATCACGGCGCACCTCATATGTGATCACAAGACGCTGCGCACCTATGGGCTGGGTAGCGTTGCGCCATTTCCGATGCCGATCGGACGTTATTTGCGGGTCGGTTATCTGACCAAGGGTGCGTCGCTCGAGGAACTGGCCGGGAAAATTGGCGTTAATGCGCTGAACCTGAGAGAAACGGTCCGGACCTACAACACAGAAGCCAGGCTTGGTCGCGACCCTGTATTCGGAAAAGGCAGCAAGGCATACAACCGATATCAAGGAGATGCGTTGCATGCGCCGAATCCATGTATCGCGCCGATCGAGCGGGGTCCGTTCTACGCGCTCAAGATCCGAATCGGCGACATCGGAACTTTCGCTGGCCTGAAGACCGATCAATCATGTCGCGTACTGGACAGCAGCAATTCGCCGATCACCGGTTTGTTCGCCGTGGGCAACGACGCGTGCAGCATCATGGGCGGCAACTATCCGGGGGCAGGCATTACGCTCGGACCGGCTCTGACGTTCGGCTTCATCGCCGGGAAAGCAATTGCTTCAGGTGTCAACGTCTCCGAATACGGTACCCCCGCGGGGAATGCAATCACGAATAGCAAGCTCACGATGGTCTCCCAACAGGCGAGCTAA
- a CDS encoding IclR family transcriptional regulator, whose amino-acid sequence MATNPVLENGVPRTGKPQRGIHAMEVGGALLQTIANAGRPVSMLDLSVAANLPLNQVFTYMVSLVRTGLVRKDATTHCFEPGPLALRLGLTALRQVSPLQESLTQVKQLVVSERHAVFVAIWTDHGPTVIQYDGPDMYLHVGLHVGSVMSVAHSSTGRLFSAFLPRQSTRPMLLRELGASEDGIQELELDAILADVRRQGVSRTYGLPIPEVDSLSAPIFDATGAIILAVTVFGSSSSVDTSDYGKVRDRLLEFSRRLSRSGPRDKAPLAISTDSAESCRY is encoded by the coding sequence ATGGCGACGAATCCTGTACTTGAAAACGGCGTGCCGAGGACTGGGAAGCCACAGCGCGGCATCCACGCAATGGAGGTCGGCGGTGCGCTGCTGCAAACGATTGCCAACGCCGGCCGGCCCGTCTCGATGCTGGATCTGAGCGTCGCCGCTAACCTGCCGTTGAATCAGGTGTTCACATATATGGTTAGTCTGGTGCGTACAGGCCTCGTGAGAAAAGATGCGACCACGCACTGCTTCGAGCCTGGACCGCTCGCGCTTCGGCTGGGTTTGACCGCGCTGCGGCAGGTTTCCCCGCTTCAGGAGTCGCTAACCCAAGTGAAACAACTCGTGGTCAGCGAACGCCACGCGGTATTCGTTGCTATATGGACCGATCATGGGCCGACAGTGATCCAGTACGACGGCCCCGACATGTATCTTCATGTTGGCCTGCATGTCGGGTCCGTGATGTCGGTAGCACACAGCAGTACGGGACGGCTCTTTTCCGCATTTCTGCCGAGACAATCGACGCGGCCTATGCTGTTGCGGGAACTGGGCGCGTCGGAAGACGGCATCCAGGAACTCGAACTCGATGCCATCCTGGCCGACGTGAGGCGCCAGGGTGTGTCGCGCACCTACGGCTTGCCGATTCCTGAGGTCGACAGTCTGAGCGCCCCGATTTTCGATGCGACAGGCGCCATCATCCTTGCGGTGACGGTGTTCGGCTCGTCGAGCAGCGTCGACACCTCCGATTACGGCAAGGTGAGAGATCGACTGCTGGAATTTTCGCGCAGACTGTCCAGAAGCGGGCCACGCGATAAGGCACCCTTGGCGATTTCGACAGATAGCGCCGAGAGCTGCCGCTATTAG
- a CDS encoding IS5 family transposase, which translates to MRGMDEMQEPLFTTVKLEDFVPADHPLRPIRLLVNDALKRLNGLFSVIYADTGRASIAPEKLMRALLLQVFYSVRSERMLMEQMRYNLLFRWFVGLAIEDAVWDHSVFSKNRDRLLEHEVVEAFFTEVMSTADKRGLLSREHFSVDGTLIQAWASHKSFRRKDGPDDGPPAGGGRNADTDWKGERRSNATHESTTDPEARLFKKSHKSPAILCYHGHILMENRSGLVVGAVVSHADGFCRAGQRIAIARLRAGTHAKTVGADKAYDTRDFVNDCRARNVTPHVARNDERWGGSAIDGRTSRHAGYRTSQIIRKRIEEHFGWGKTIGRIRQTVYRGLKRVDQHFKLTMVASNLTRMARMPGMVPRGATR; encoded by the coding sequence ATGCGCGGAATGGACGAGATGCAGGAACCCCTGTTCACGACGGTCAAGCTCGAGGACTTCGTCCCGGCAGATCACCCGTTGCGACCGATCCGGTTGCTGGTGAATGATGCGTTGAAACGGCTCAACGGGCTGTTCAGCGTCATCTACGCGGACACCGGTCGTGCCTCGATTGCGCCTGAGAAGCTGATGCGGGCGCTGCTGTTGCAGGTGTTCTACTCCGTACGCAGCGAGCGCATGCTGATGGAGCAGATGCGCTACAACCTGCTGTTCCGCTGGTTTGTCGGGCTGGCGATTGAGGACGCCGTGTGGGACCACTCGGTGTTCTCGAAGAACCGCGACCGGCTTCTGGAGCATGAAGTCGTGGAAGCGTTCTTCACCGAAGTCATGAGCACGGCGGACAAGCGGGGCTTGCTGTCGAGAGAGCATTTCTCGGTGGACGGCACGCTGATTCAGGCGTGGGCCAGTCACAAAAGCTTCCGCCGCAAGGACGGCCCGGACGATGGTCCGCCAGCCGGCGGTGGCCGCAACGCCGACACCGACTGGAAAGGCGAGCGACGTAGCAATGCCACGCACGAGTCGACTACTGATCCGGAGGCGCGATTGTTCAAGAAGAGCCACAAGAGCCCGGCCATCCTGTGCTACCACGGGCACATCCTGATGGAGAATCGCTCGGGGCTGGTGGTCGGCGCCGTGGTTAGTCACGCAGATGGTTTTTGCCGAGCGGGCCAGCGCATTGCAATTGCTCGATTGCGTGCCGGTACTCATGCGAAGACAGTTGGCGCCGACAAGGCGTATGACACCCGTGACTTCGTGAACGATTGCCGCGCTCGCAACGTGACACCGCATGTCGCGCGCAACGATGAGCGTTGGGGCGGCAGCGCCATCGACGGTCGCACTTCGCGGCATGCGGGCTACCGGACTAGCCAGATCATCCGCAAACGAATCGAAGAGCATTTCGGCTGGGGCAAAACCATCGGGCGGATCCGGCAGACGGTCTATCGCGGCCTCAAGCGCGTCGACCAGCACTTCAAGCTGACGATGGTTGCGAGCAATCTGACCCGCATGGCCCGAATGCCAGGGATGGTGCCGCGAGGAGCGACGCGATGA
- a CDS encoding SDR family NAD(P)-dependent oxidoreductase, with translation MSFPQSVAPRLLDGRFALVTGAGQGNGRALAVGLAQAGAKVIVSDIAFEHVQETAGLISEAGGDAWAFPLDVTDADACHTLADKVQSEVGQVDLLVNNAGIIIRENTSSPDAAKNWKKVMDVNVQGTFNVTHAFLGVIKATKGVIINVASIAAYAGQGASLGYSPSKGAVKMFTQSLAAELAPFGVRVNALAPGVIETPMTAATREDPTRLAAFMSRIPMGRVGQTEDLIGPTIFLASDMSRYVTGVTLAVDGGFLAI, from the coding sequence ATGTCGTTTCCCCAATCCGTAGCGCCTCGCCTGCTCGACGGACGCTTTGCGCTCGTCACCGGCGCCGGGCAAGGCAATGGCCGCGCGCTCGCCGTCGGTCTCGCGCAGGCCGGAGCGAAAGTCATCGTCAGCGATATCGCCTTTGAGCACGTTCAGGAAACCGCGGGGCTGATCAGTGAAGCAGGCGGCGACGCGTGGGCCTTCCCCCTCGATGTGACGGATGCCGACGCGTGCCATACGCTTGCCGATAAAGTGCAAAGCGAAGTGGGTCAGGTCGATCTTCTTGTCAACAATGCCGGCATCATCATTCGCGAGAACACTTCGAGCCCTGATGCCGCGAAGAACTGGAAGAAGGTCATGGATGTGAACGTCCAGGGCACCTTCAACGTGACGCATGCCTTTCTCGGTGTGATCAAGGCGACGAAAGGCGTGATCATCAATGTGGCTTCGATCGCCGCTTATGCTGGCCAAGGCGCAAGCCTCGGCTACTCTCCGTCGAAAGGAGCAGTCAAGATGTTCACCCAGTCACTCGCCGCTGAACTCGCCCCTTTTGGGGTACGCGTCAATGCGCTGGCACCGGGGGTCATCGAAACTCCGATGACGGCCGCGACCCGTGAAGATCCAACGCGCCTGGCGGCTTTCATGTCGCGCATTCCGATGGGTCGCGTGGGGCAGACGGAAGACCTTATCGGTCCGACGATCTTCCTCGCGTCTGACATGTCGCGCTACGTGACGGGCGTCACACTCGCGGTCGACGGCGGTTTCCTCGCTATCTGA
- a CDS encoding ABC transporter substrate-binding protein, producing the protein MKVIRIVAAILGTLTLATAVSAASAEEIKVGFNGDLSASPSAQSGQAAVLGMQAAIDDVNAAGGVLGKKLTLVQRDDVSAPPKSIQNMTDLIDNEGVVAVFGPTNSGNAMAWKHIVDQKKIPVIDNVSSGTDITKPMSPGADNYMFRVSMVDREQVAALVAYVKKSNDIKKVGFMSETTGYGQGGLRDLNAIAAVQGIKPVDTEQFGVGDTDMTSQLNKLKAAGADTVIIWAQGTPIAQVMRSMEKINYYPRTLSSWAADNITFYDAAGKTLAEKPLFLRTVSENRTPAQDKLFARVGSKLKAPSSFSFALHGYDSVLVLVQAIKQANSTDGAKVRAALEDLNSPVQGLLKTYNKPFSKANHEALTAKDLVWVHWKDGKLLPYTDQMTTSLTAADYKQ; encoded by the coding sequence ATGAAAGTGATTCGCATCGTCGCAGCAATACTCGGAACGTTGACGCTCGCTACTGCCGTGTCGGCGGCAAGCGCGGAGGAGATCAAGGTTGGTTTCAACGGAGACCTGTCGGCCTCGCCGTCCGCACAAAGCGGCCAGGCCGCGGTGCTAGGCATGCAGGCCGCGATCGACGATGTCAACGCGGCCGGCGGCGTTCTCGGCAAGAAGCTCACGCTCGTACAGCGCGACGACGTATCGGCGCCCCCAAAGTCGATCCAGAATATGACAGACCTGATCGACAACGAAGGAGTGGTTGCCGTGTTCGGGCCGACCAATTCGGGAAATGCGATGGCGTGGAAACATATCGTGGATCAGAAGAAGATTCCGGTCATCGATAACGTTTCTTCCGGAACGGACATCACCAAGCCGATGAGTCCGGGCGCGGACAACTACATGTTCCGGGTGTCGATGGTGGACCGCGAACAGGTCGCTGCGCTAGTGGCGTACGTGAAGAAGTCCAACGACATCAAAAAGGTCGGCTTCATGTCCGAGACGACTGGCTACGGTCAAGGTGGCCTGCGCGACTTGAACGCGATCGCGGCGGTGCAAGGCATCAAGCCGGTGGACACCGAACAGTTCGGTGTCGGCGATACGGACATGACGTCACAGCTGAACAAGCTGAAGGCAGCCGGCGCAGACACGGTGATTATCTGGGCGCAAGGCACGCCGATCGCTCAGGTGATGCGTAGCATGGAGAAGATCAACTACTATCCGCGCACGCTCAGTTCGTGGGCTGCGGACAACATTACGTTCTACGATGCCGCCGGCAAGACGCTTGCGGAAAAGCCGCTATTCCTTCGGACGGTCAGTGAAAACCGAACCCCCGCCCAGGACAAGCTGTTTGCACGGGTCGGTTCGAAACTCAAAGCGCCCAGTTCGTTTTCCTTCGCACTGCACGGTTATGACTCGGTTCTTGTGCTCGTACAAGCGATCAAGCAGGCGAACAGCACGGACGGTGCAAAGGTTCGCGCAGCGCTGGAAGACCTGAATTCGCCGGTTCAGGGCCTGCTGAAGACCTACAACAAGCCCTTCAGCAAGGCGAATCATGAGGCGCTGACGGCCAAAGACCTTGTGTGGGTGCACTGGAAGGACGGCAAGCTGCTTCCGTACACCGACCAGATGACAACGTCGCTTACCGCGGCCGACTACAAGCAGTAA
- a CDS encoding branched-chain amino acid ABC transporter permease: MMEAIFQALISGLAVGGAYALVALGFSITFTTTKTLNFSHGEFVSSGAFIGMSAMLLLLGKPITATTFGGQVPGATAQLLALVAALVVMGALGWLLYILGVRPFAKQPGMAWVMSTLGFGVVLDSIGLAIWGPKPVVVPSPLGDSVVQIFGIGVRPQELMLLAVAVVVMIVFDFVMRKTMIGKVMRAVAANGNVANLMGINTNAVMIGAFVVSSALAGLSGFLLAPITQASLFMGLAIGLKGFSGAMIGGLSNPRGCVIGGFALGVFESTVNLWQAQWREIAVFAVVILVLSFKPTGLFGSRLVEKV; encoded by the coding sequence ATGATGGAAGCGATTTTCCAGGCGTTGATCAGTGGCCTTGCAGTGGGAGGAGCATATGCGCTGGTCGCGCTTGGCTTCAGTATCACTTTCACCACGACAAAAACGCTCAACTTCTCCCACGGGGAGTTTGTTTCGTCGGGGGCCTTCATTGGGATGAGCGCGATGTTGCTGCTGCTCGGCAAGCCCATCACAGCGACGACTTTCGGGGGGCAAGTGCCCGGTGCCACGGCCCAGTTGCTAGCACTTGTCGCAGCACTCGTCGTCATGGGAGCGCTGGGCTGGTTGCTGTACATCCTCGGCGTGCGGCCGTTTGCGAAACAACCAGGTATGGCGTGGGTAATGAGCACGCTTGGCTTCGGGGTCGTACTCGACAGCATCGGCCTCGCAATCTGGGGCCCCAAACCGGTGGTCGTACCGTCACCGCTCGGCGACTCTGTGGTCCAAATCTTCGGAATCGGCGTTCGCCCGCAGGAACTGATGCTGCTCGCCGTCGCAGTCGTCGTGATGATCGTGTTCGACTTCGTGATGCGAAAGACGATGATCGGCAAAGTGATGCGCGCGGTGGCCGCCAACGGCAACGTCGCGAATCTGATGGGAATCAACACGAACGCAGTGATGATTGGGGCGTTCGTCGTGAGCTCCGCGCTCGCCGGCCTGTCCGGATTCCTGCTTGCGCCGATTACACAGGCGTCGTTGTTTATGGGTCTTGCCATCGGATTGAAGGGCTTCTCGGGCGCGATGATCGGTGGCTTGAGTAATCCTCGCGGATGCGTGATTGGCGGCTTTGCGCTCGGCGTATTCGAATCGACGGTGAATTTGTGGCAAGCGCAGTGGCGGGAGATTGCGGTGTTCGCGGTCGTGATTCTCGTGCTGTCGTTCAAGCCTACAGGTCTCTTCGGCAGCCGACTGGTGGAGAAGGTATGA